The following is a genomic window from Carassius auratus strain Wakin chromosome 15, ASM336829v1, whole genome shotgun sequence.
TTAGAGGGCGGCTGTTTACAATGGCCATTGCTTCATAGAACAGCGTTCTGAGTGATGCGTCATCAAGCCTGCCTGGGCATAAAGCAAGTGTGGCATTGAGTACATTTCGCACAGTACGTATCTGGCGCTCCCAGACACCTCCAGCATGGCTTGCAGAAGGAGCATTAAAGACAAACTCGCATTGCCTTTCTGTAAGAAAGATCTCTAAGGCGTTGGTGTCAATCTCTTTCAGTGATTTTGCGAATTCATTTTTAGCTCCAACAAAGTTAGTGCCGTGGTCACACTGAAGTTTGCGAACTGCTCCTCTGAGGCTGATAAAGCACCTTAGGGCATTGATAAAGGAGTCTGTAGATAGGTCCTCAATCATTTCAATATGGACTGCACGAGATGATAGACAAGTGAATAATAGGCCATATCTCTTAAGCTCCTTACGAGCTCTCTTCACAATAAATGGCCCGAAACAGTCCATACCACAGTACGTGAATGGAGCGGAAACCTCAACACGTTCTCTGGGAAGTTCTGCCATACGCTGTTCTTCAGCTGGTCGTCTGAGTTTCCGACATTGCACACACTTGTGTATGAATTTAGCGACAGACTTACTGCCTCCAATGATCCAGAATCCATTCATTCTTAACTCCATTTGAGTTTGGCTTCTTCCCTGGTGACGAACTTTGGTGTGGTAATGTGACAGAATTAGTTTAGTGATGTGGTTACCTTTTGGAAGTATTACAGGATGTTTTAGATCTTGACTGAGAGATGAGTGTTTTAGCCTCCCACCAACACGGAGGATGCCATTGTCCAAAATAGGATCCAGAGGGTACAGTGCGCTTGAATTTGGTAGAGCTTCTCCTCTTTCAATTATTTGCATTTCCTTTGAGAATGCTTGCTGCTGTACAAGCTTGATGACCACCTTAGCAGCTCTCTCACGTTCTTCAACTGTCACATGATCACCGTTGTACATCTGTTTGTGGCCCAATCTGTTTATTCTTGCAACCACCCTTAGAAGCATAGACCAAGAAGAGAATCGACTTAAGCGACTGAGGATGTCTGCTCCGTCTCTGACGGAGGTCACAAAGGTTTGGACTAATTTAACTTCAGGATCACCGACAAGCAGGTTCACAGGTGTATATGGTGTTGCATTTACTTCCTGTTCCCACAGGAATTTGGGTCCTGATAACCACATTGATGTAGAGATGGCAGACGCATTAAGCCCTCTAGATGCATAATCAGCAGGGTTATCTGTTGTATTTACGTAACACCACTGACTAGGATCTGTGACATCTCGTATCAGCTGCACTCGATTTGCGACAAAAACATGAAACCTACGGGCTTCGTTGTTAATGTATGCTAAAACGACCTGCGAGTCTGTCCAGAAGAACTCTTGGTCAATCTTCATTTCCAGCTCATTTTTCAGCATGACACTCATTCTGGCAGATATGACAGCGGCTGAGAGTTCTAACCTGGGAATGCTTATGACCTTTGTAGGTGAGACCCTGGCTTTAGCCATCACCAGACAGCAGTGGACTTCACTCTTTTCATTTTTGAAGCGGAGGTAGGAACAAGCACCATATCCTACATTACTCGCATCAGAGAAGTGGTGTAACTCTGTTCTGACTATTTCACTGAAGGTATGTGGGTGATAACATCTTGGTATCAATACTTCCTTGAGTTTCAGAAGATCGTTTTTCCAATCCACCCATTGAGGACGCAAGTCATCAGGAAGTTCATTGTCCCATTCAGTACCTCTACGACAAAGTTCTTGTAGGATGCACTTTCCCTGTAGAATAAATGGGGCGACAAACCCAAGAGGGTCATATAGAGAGGCTATAACAGACAGAATACCACGGCGAGTCAATGGTTGATCCTTAAGGTCGATGCAGAAACTGAATGTGTCATCCTTTGTTGACCATTGAATGCCGAGTACACGTCCAGCTGGTGTTGCTTCAAGATTAAAGTCAAGAGGCTTTGATGTTGTTGCCTTTTCTAACGGGTTTAAACAACTCAGAACGTCTTCCTTATTTGAGTTAAATTTGTGAAGCCGTAAACCTCCATGTTTACACACTCTTTGAGCTTGCATTATTAGTTCTTTGGCTTCACTGGTTGAGGGAACACTGGTTAACCCATCATCCACATAAAAGTTCTTCTCAATGAATGCTGAGGCTGAAGGATAGTTAACCTTGTGCTGCTGTGCCAGGTACTTTAGGCCGAAATTAGCACACCCAGGTGAAGACGTGGCACCAAAGAGGTGGACTGCCATGCGATATTCTTGAGGCTCTTTCTCCAAGTCTCCACCCTCCCACCATAAGAATCTCAGGTAATTGCGTTCATCAGGTGGGACGAGAAACTGGTGAAACATCTTCTCTATGTCACAGGTAACTGCAACTGGCTCCTTTCTGAAACGGCACAGCACTCCCACCAAGGAATTGGTTAGATCAGGCCCAGTCAGAAGTGTGTCATTTAATGATATACCACGAAACTTTTCTGAACAATCGAATACCACCCTCAGCTTGTTTGGTTTCTGAGGGTGGTACACCCCATGGTGTGGGATGTACCACACTGTCTCTCCACTTAGTATAGCTGGAGCTTGTTCTGCATCACCTTTGATAATCATCTCTTCCATGAAAGCCTTGTAGTGATCATAATACTGTTTATTGGACTTGAGCCGTTTCTTTAGGTGTTGTAGTCGAGCAGTTGCTAGCCCTTTGTTGTTGGGTAGTGAGGGTCGGCTGCTGCACTTAAATGGGAGAGGAAGCTCGTAATGTCCATTATCCTTCTGATGAATATTGGCACTGAGGTGCTGTATGAAACGAACATCCTCTTGTGACACACATTTATCCTCATAagctttttcattgaaatctGACTCAAGAATTTTCAGGATATCATTGGACGATGGGACAGGTATTTCCTTTACTGCAACACGGTGGACAAAACTCTGATTTCCTTGTCGGTCAAGGTGTGGATTAGACAGGCCTATAATACTCCACCCAAGCACAGTTCTTTGCGCGAAAGGCTCATTTTCACCACCTATAATTGCTTCCAAGGGAGCTAGTGCAGATGGGCAGTCAAATCCAATTAAAAGTCCGACTTCACAGTTCAAAAGTGGTGACAGCTGACTTGCTAAGTGTCTGAGGTGACTCCACTGAAGCGCTGTGTGCTTGGTGGGAATATACGACTTGTCCACTGGAATGAAGTCTCTTGTGTATGCTTGCTGTAGTGGTATAGAACTTGCAGATTGTAGTCCTCTTACTTTAAGTCCACAGACTCTCTTACTGGCAGTGATCGTGTCAGCAGCTGTCATGGTGCTGAGCCTCAATTGCACAGGTTGTGAGACAACATTCAAACTTTCAAGAAGATCTTCCAAGATGAAACTTGAGTCGCTCTGGGTGTCAAGTAGAGCATAAGTTAGTACTTCTCTTTGGGGTTCGTCCACTGTAGAGATGAAAACTGGCACAATGCTGGAAGTAGCAGGAGAACattgagtgagtgcgtgtgtcaTGACTTTATGAACTTCCTCACTTGCTTGAACATTCGTAGATGCTCCTTTAGGGTCCTTTGAAGGAGCTTTATCCCTTTCTTCATGTAAGCAGGTAGGATGACTTCGACCACACGTACCACATGTATGTCTTCTTCTACAGTCTTTACTCATGTGTCCCTTTCTGAGACAACCGAAACAGAGGTGAGTTTCGTGAATGAAGGCTTTCTTTTCTTCAATAGTCTTTCCAGCAAATGTAGAGCATTGAGCAATGTGATGTTTTTCATCTTTGCAGAAAAGGCACGATGTCTTTGGCTTAGAGCTGTACGTCTCTGGTCTTTTTGAGCTCAAGTCCTTCACCTGAACCTTTGTACTGAGAGCCTTAGCACGCTTGGGGAACCTTTCATCTGTGTTCTTTTGATTCACAAATAGTGCAGAGGTTATAGGGTTACAAGCTATTTTTGCTTCCTTTTGCAGAAATTCTGTGAAGCATTTGAAACTTGGATAGTCACCTGATGTGTCTAGTTCTTCCACCACGATTCGGTTCCACTTTCTCACAATCCATTCGGGGAGTTTCTTTAACAGCTTGTGGTTTTCTTCAGAATCATTTAGGATGGCTAATCCTTTTACGTGAGGAATTGCCTCGACACAACCTTGTAGGAAATCTGTGAAGTCTCGTAATGCCAGTGGGTCATTTGCTCCAATTTTGGGCCATCTCATCAGCTTGTCTCGAAACGCTCTTTGGATGACGAACGAGTTCCCGTACCTTTCCTGTAACACTTTCCAGGCACCCTGATACGCATCCTCAGAATTTCTGTAGAAATATCCCTCCACCGCTTTGCGAGCTTCCCCAGCAAGGTAATTCTTCAGATAGAACATTTTTTCACCAGAAGGAAGAGGTTTTCGATCAATGAGGGCCATGAATGACATCTTCCAATCTATGAATTTTAAAGGGTCACCAACAAAGACAGTGGGTTCTGGAACTGGCAGCCGATGTGTGCTTAGTGAGTTTGCTATTGCTTGAGCTAGATTTGCAGTTTCCTGAGGTGATGTAACTCCATATCCTTCACATGATGCTTGCTGAGGTAGGAAAGACTGTGCTTCCGGGTTCAGTTGAGATGTAAGCTCTGTCCTTTGGCAGCCAGTGTGAATGCTAGGGCCTTCGTCATCTTCACAGCGATGAAGGTTGCCTTCTAAATCGTTATACACTTTGACACGAGCTGCTGCTACTTTAACTTCTTTGTCAACTTGTAGCTGTTGTAGCCGTTTCTTTTCCTCAACTAGCCTTAACTGCATTTCAGCCTCCTTCTGCTTTATCTCCGCTAACATTCTCGATTCACAAAGCTTCCAGTCATGCTCCATCTTATCAAGCTTAGCTTGTTGATTGTGAATTTCTTGTAAAGCTTTAGCTTGTTCCAGTTTCGCTGCAAATTCTGCCTGTGCATCAGCACGCTTACTTGAGACTTTAGAAGTCTTGGATTGGTTATCGGATCCCAGTGATGACTCTGAAACGACGGTGTTTGTTACTGTACATCCAAAGACGGATCCATATTCATCCTTATTCAGCACTTGCCTTACTCTTTCCTTCACAAGTTCTTCATTGTAACTTTCATTAAATGTTTCCAGTCGTTTACTGACAAGATCAGTGATCTCTGCAGTTAGTGCAGCGCAGGCATCCATACGTTTAACAATGTCTGGAGTAGTAGTGTGGTTACGCAGAATTGCTTCATAACGCTGATAGACTGAATCATGTCTGCCTTGAATGTCCTGCTGTATTTGATCCAGGTCTTCACGTGTACAGAATGTTTTCAAATTTGATCTAGCCTCTCTTGCAGCCTGCTTCCAGGACTCATATGTCTTATGGAAGGActtttcctgtttctttgctTCGAGCTCATGCATCTCTCGACCTTTCTCTGTTAAGCTTCTTTCACGTGAGCTTGCTCTGAGCTGTTGCACTGGTGGGTTACTTATTTCTTCAGCTGGAGGTGGTATCTCCTCAACTGGTTCAACTTCCTTTTCAGGTGGGTTTTCCATGGCCTCTTTAATGTTGTTTACTTCTTTAAACTGGGCAACTTAAGCTATAAGTGATACCATTTCCATCAGACCTCTAAAATGTAAGCACTCAAAATATTAGCAAGGAGAATCAACACAAATGCACAACTGTaaacacttttaacatttaaatatttccctTGTAATAGATCAGAAATGTCAGTTTACAAACAGTAATAAAGTTAACTGTACTCTTTGTGTATGACTTTTTAAATGTCCAAGATAAATCTTCAACAATCAACGTTCAAATTTAACACACAAGTTTTATAGTCTTTAAATAATCAAGCAAACTTGAATATTTTCTTGTGATTTGacttattcaatttaaatgtctCTTGTAGTTTTATCCTTCAATTTAATAGTCCAAAAAATATTCTCCTTTTCATTTGAACATGTCAACTTACAGAGTTCCAATGAATGGATGCAGCTCACGTGGGAATACGATTTAACTCACAGTCTCGATCTCATCTGTAGTGTTAAACGGTGCCTTGTTACCACCTTGCGATCTTTCCCTTTAAGCAGTTATAATGACGTCACGATCCGCTGTGACTGCGCAAACGTCCGCAGCGCCGTGCTGATTGATCCTCGTGCGGCGTTGTGATGAACTCTCTCGAACAGGGCAGCAGCGAAGCGATGCAGAGTCCCGATAAGCGTCGAGTTTCACTGTAGCAGCCCCTTGGCGTCGACAAACGAGACAGAGAGTTTCGACGGGTGCTTAATCTTCTTtatttcgctcgctttgagcgccATTAACCGTGACTTCGAGAAACGTTGTGTTGTAGCACCGTGAAACTACATAAAGAAACAATATactcataaataaaaaacttatgtACAAATGACAGATTacttaaacaaatacacatttacagatacccaaaaggcaaataaattattacatacatGAGAAATTAACCAAAAGAGCGACAAATAACACGTGCCATACgaaattatatattactttaaaatacaacatgcaaaacacacaataaagaCACATACCTCGCTCCGCTTGCCAAAGGGTACTAGATGAACCAAAACGTAAAGTGCATCcactttttacaatatatatatatcaaactttAGTAAACGCCATGTGAGAACCACAATGTGCTCCTCGTCCGCACCTTTCTTCTACCTGCGTTACAGCTTACGTTACGTAGAGAGCGTGCGTgcgcacacacaacacatttaaagtgacacacacaaacatatttttgcggtcatttacatatacatatatataaatgctgtttatggagctgactgaaagccggcgactccacagtagagacaggtgcatgttttctacaatgtttcacctgtatgagaaaaacatacagataaTCACTGAAGACACTTTGCTGTTGACCCATTcctcataataatattcattaaaactgtatgttaacacgcaGGAGCTTGCTGTATGAATCCGTGAgcaggctacagtttacaaatccatgggaacagaTTGTGAAAGTGCGCTCAGATTATGAATAGGCCATTCGAagcagaaagacacagcttacattacataaaacataaaatgtttttgtctttatgctcaactaaagtgaaataatgagcatatttctgATGACTGGCCATGACTGCCACacacacttgaataaacggagacacgcccacagtgcgtTTACAgcggttggcatccaccaatcctaatgcgtcgctgctgcaaacaggttaggctgcacttcagtcaaaatgaattgataaaaaaagtaatggacaatgcaccatatggtaacggtgacggagttaatttatttaaaaagtaatgcattacagtagtTACTGTCAAAAATGCGTtgctgcccaacactggacaacactcttaaaaaaaagggttcattggggttcgcgaacccgctttgaactaccgaactgattcaaatgatttgcgatcctgctccaaactcccgaactgattaaaatgattcacgctccgaactcccgaactgactcaaatcatTACAGTTTTAGTTACTGTCAAATGAAACTGTGTTACAGTAACGTGTTACTAATAAGgtgttactgcccaacactggttaacacatggaaaaataaaccactgtttcaaaatgtgtgtgttttctgcatcagtagtgtagccagaaaagagactctgggtgtgcatatgaaaatctgggtgtgccacatttattgtcagattactgtgcaaaattatgggatagtatttttgtcacactgcttccgtccaaccatactcctagtgttaattattattcactttaaataaattataatatataattataggattaaaatgaattgtagttgctaaatatagatttttttaatgtttttgtaatgtctgggaatccagaatgcgcatgcatcaacagaaacatttattagctgagtcatttatagcaagccatattacagatgatattacagatgctttgtcagaagcgcgtgccgaaccgtgtgtggtgaaccgaacggtttggtttttttatttcagcgaactgtgccatccctattacctcaataatcaatcaattacaggcctaaaacaatcatgcccgagcagacggatattagtacatctcatcacaccggcacccgcgtctaaatcagttgtatggtctggttttcagtctaaaacagttgtgtcaagtagTCAAGTAATAATGTCtcatctgtttcgggaggtgcgcgcgcagtcagccgaggctcgcacctttttttctcagattttgaaaaatcttcgcgattgacttaaaatgcttccaagatcgacttgtcgaccgcgatcaACGGGtgggtgactccagatatagcgaccaactttttttgagcaaggattgattatgcgtgacacagtctcaatttgtgggaggcatgtattgggcttcaaacgctgtgcgcgcacgcgctacgctGGACGGGTGGTCACCGtcccgtctagagtgtgtccacctttgtgtgtgggtctatgtacatgctgaatcgacaggtaaaaaaaaaaaacctcaagtccaaatattcatttatcaccaattaactgtttgacaaacacttcctgcttcgatgtccagatctgaattaaaaaaaatctcaaatatgctccgaagtgccgatctgaatcaaccgagtcgcgaacatgctccgaagtgccgatctgaatcaaccgagtcgcgaacatgctccgaagtgccgatctgaatcaaccgagtcgcgaacatgctccgaagtgccgatctgaatcaaccgagtcgcgaacatgctccgaagtgccgatctgaatcaaccgagtcgcgaacatgctccgaagtgccgatctgaatcaaccgagtcgcgaacatgctccgaagtgccgatctgaatcaaccgagtcgcgaacatgctccgaagtgccgatctgaatcaaccgagtcgcgaacatgctccgaagtgccgatctgaatcaacagagtggcgaacatgctccgaagtgccgatctgaatcaaccgagtcgcgaacatgctccgaagtgccgatctgaatcaaccgagtcgcgaacatgctccgaagtgccgatctgaatcaaccgagtcgcgaacaggctccgaagtgccgatctgaatcaaccgagtcgcgaacatgctccgaagtgccgatctgaatcaaccgagtctcaTACCGGTATGTTATTGTAccgttgtactcgcttttcatattattcactttactttaagttgtactacatatactttttaataaaacatatcacttttactatatttctactgtgtGCTGTATCATATGTTCATTTTAACTGGATCCATAGCCTTATCAGTTACATGTTATTATTTCATCACGAGTTCATCTGTACCTTCATCTGTACCTAGGCTATtgctatcaaaatgaaaagcatAAAACAAGCAagtgtgtcactttttgatttgtatttacttgttttattaaattttcccAACGataataaattattagtgtttaaagatgtattatttaggttttatcatatttcaaagggaatgagctgtgttctgacctgagacacaagacagagagagaaaaaagaaagaaaaatgttgggattgaacacagagaaagtaataaaacaactacatatcaTATATTGtccattcaaattacattacatgaatttgtcacagttatactaaattcaCAGATTCGTAAACCGAAAAAAATCTacgaaatcaacaagtgagacaaatgtgagctttaaTTTTCgaaacctaactaaataactggaggcaaagttattttatttttttaactgcacgtagatcagaaaacctctgaaatcggttcagtaaaaaccgcagctcccccgtttactttcatttgttttaaggcagtcttgccctcactaacatggcggacgtGATGACATAATTATATGTCTATGGTGAGAACAACACGATGCAATAAGTCCACCAACACACACGGCGGCGCTCCAGAATCACGTCAACAGCGCGCGCGCCCGACGACGTCACGTCCTCTGCCGCCTCCACGCGCCGTGGTTCCGCTCGCGAGGATCCGAGTGTCTGGAAAATAAACGCAAATATTAACACTTAccgttaaaatatattaaacaaaaaacccAGAATCATGGCGACGACATTCGAGCAGATGAGAGCGAACGTCGGCAAACTTCTGCGGGGCATCGACAGGTGATTAATAACGGATGAACATAATCAAACAGATACTAGAGCCCGTCCACGTTAACTAGCTAGAATCAGAGTAGCATGTTTGTCTCGCAGTTTTTACTCTTATATATCACAGATCTGAGTTTTGATCTACACTAGTCATCAGTGTGATTATCAGATGAGTGAGGAGGAGCTAGTTGATGATGATGGTCATTAATGAGTGGATCTGATGAttacatgattattattaataataatgatgatgatcatTAATGATGATTACAGGTATAACCCGGAGAATCTGTCCACGCTGGAGCGATACGTGGACACACAGGCCAGAGAAAACACCTACGACCTGGAGGCCAACCTGGCCGTGCTCAAACTGTGAGTGATGCACACTATCAAGGGCTCGACCCCAGGCCCTCACCAGTGCGCTTCAGCTCGCATTGACACAGTTCTGCTCTTGTGAGATCATGATACTGATAATATCATCCATCCCTATCAGGTACCAGTTCAACCCGGCGTACTTCCAGACCACCGTCACGTCTCAGATCCTGCTCAAAGCGCTCACCAACCTGCCGCACACAGACTTCACGCTCTGCAAGTGTATGATCGACCAGACCCACGTATCCTTAATGTGCGCTTCTGGGGTTTGTCTCCACACACTGACGGGGTTTTTTAgatgttcagcatcattcctccagtcctcagtgtcacgtgatcttcagaaatcagaataatatgatgatttactgctcaatattTGTGTGGAGTGTCCAGGTGTTTCCTTGACAGCAGTGTCGCAGCAGGAGGAGCGTCCGATAAGACAGATCCTGTACCTGGGGAACCTGCTGGAGACCTGCCACTTCCAGAGCTtctgggtacacacacacacacacacacacacacacacactcctggtAAATCTTCTCTCTGCTGCAGGTAGTTCAGTGTTAACATGGTTTATAGTGTTCTTTAAAGCAAAAGTCTTAAAAACAAACTAGACCGTGTTTTGGTCAGTGTAGATGGGTGTGAGGGGACAGAGAGTAGAGTTTGGACAGTCCACATCCATTATACCTGTGTGGAGTGTGTTACTGTTGTGTGTGTCTCAGGCCAGTCTGGAGGAGAATCGAGATCTGATCGATGGAATCACAGGATTTGAGGACTCCGTGAGGAAATGTAAGTGATTGATGTGTTAATGATATTATATAGATTATTGTTTCTTCATATACTGCTCACTGAACCCTATCAAGGCCCATTTCCACTgtggaataaaaagaaaaaaagatttgtctcagatttgcaattctgactttctatCTCCTAGGATTTCTTCTTTTATATTTTGGGATTCAaatttttcttgcaaaaaaatTGAATTGTGAGCTAAAAGGTTgcagttaatcttttaatagtttttttcctCCCATGGCATTAAAAAGCTTCCATAGAAATAAACTTataacattagaaaatatttcCAATCAGAAGTTTTACATCTTTTATGGAAACTTGAGATTTATCCATCATCAGAAAGCTGaataatatttgtctgagatacaactatctggaatctgagggagcaaaaaaaatctaaatattgagaaaatcatctttaaatatttactgtaggaaattaacaaaatatcttcaaggaacatgatctttacttaatatcctaatgatttttggcttaaaagagaaatgtataattctgacccatacaatgtatcgTTGTCTGTTGCTACAAAATAGTCCATGGTGagagaaaaagtgaaaaaaaaagtaaatgaaattattcaaaaagtcaaataataagtAAATTGGCTAAATCTCCTCTAAACTGTGACTCATGTCATATCTCAATATTATCATGTGTGAGTGTTCAGTGTGTTCTGCTGTGACTGTGGTGTGTGTTCTGTCTCCAGTCATCTGTCACGTCGTGGGAATCACGTATCAGAACATCGAGCACCGGCTGCTGGCCGAGATGCTGGGAGATCCTCTGGGTGAGAGACTCGGACTcttatacacactcacacactctctcacacactcacacactctcacacacacactaactctctcacactcacacacacaccctcacacacactcactctcactcacacgctcactcacacgctcactcacacactaactctctcacactcacacacacaccctcacacacacacactcacgctcactcacacactaaatctctcacactcacacacacacacactcactctctcacactctctcactctctcacactcacacacacactcactctctcacactcactcactcacacacacacacacacacactcactctctcacactcactcacgctcattctctcactcacacacacactcactctctcacactcactcacactctcacactcactcactttctcacacacactcacacacacacacactcactcactctctcacactcactctctcacactcactcacacacacacacacactcactctctcacactcactcacacacacacacacactcactcacacactcactcactctctcacactcactcacactcaccctaacccacactcactctctcactctcactcactctctcacactcactcactctctcacactcactcactctctcactctcactcactctctcacactcactcactctctcacactcactcactctctcacactcactcactctctcactctcactcactctctcacacacactcacacacacactcactcactctctcacactcactcacacacacacacacacacactcactcacacactcactcactctctcacactcactcacactcaccctaacccacactcactctctcactctcactcactctctcactctcactcaccagggtgtccgcggggttttaaaaagtattaaaaagtgataaatcaaaatggtcaaatttaaggccattaaaagtgttaaatgtggtctcagaggtattatttttttccaaattaggtattattttttccagactatcaggtgtcttattctgattgaaattctatctgcgttcgtgttagttcgtttatatgggctttagcatatctgggcacataatcaaagatcttccgtctccgtctcatgctgacgtcatattcagtggtcgttcggcatcatctcagaacactgcgcgctcaacagaagtggctggct
Proteins encoded in this region:
- the LOC113114641 gene encoding uncharacterized protein LOC113114641, translating into MENPPEKEVEPVEEIPPPAEEISNPPVQQLRASSRERSLTEKGREMHELEAKKQEKSFHKTYESWKQAAREARSNLKTFCTREDLDQIQQDIQGRHDSVYQRYEAILRNHTTTPDIVKRMDACAALTAEITDLVSKRLETFNESYNEELVKERVRQVLNKDEYGSVFGCTVTNTVVSESSLGSDNQSKTSKVSSKRADAQAEFAAKLEQAKALQEIHNQQAKLDKMEHDWKLCESRMLAEIKQKEAEMQLRLVEEKKRLQQLQVDKEVKVAAARVKVYNDLEGNLHRCEDDEGPSIHTGCQRTELTSQLNPEAQSFLPQQASCEGYGVTSPQETANLAQAIANSLSTHRLPVPEPTVFVGDPLKFIDWKMSFMALIDRKPLPSGEKMFYLKNYLAGEARKAVEGYFYRNSEDAYQGAWKVLQERYGNSFVIQRAFRDKLMRWPKIGANDPLALRDFTDFLQGCVEAIPHVKGLAILNDSEENHKLLKKLPEWIVRKWNRIVVEELDTSGDYPSFKCFTEFLQKEAKIACNPITSALFVNQKNTDERFPKRAKALSTKVQVKDLSSKRPETYSSKPKTSCLFCKDEKHHIAQCSTFAGKTIEEKKAFIHETHLCFGCLRKGHMSKDCRRRHTCGTCGRSHPTCLHEERDKAPSKDPKGASTNVQASEEVHKVMTHALTQCSPATSSIVPVFISTVDEPQREVLTYALLDTQSDSSFILEDLLESLNVVSQPVQLRLSTMTAADTITASKRVCGLKVRGLQSASSIPLQQAYTRDFIPVDKSYIPTKHTALQWSHLRHLASQLSPLLNCEVGLLIGFDCPSALAPLEAIIGGENEPFAQRTVLGWSIIGLSNPHLDRQGNQSFVHRVAVKEIPVPSSNDILKILESDFNEKAYEDKCVSQEDVRFIQHLSANIHQKDNGHYELPLPFKCSSRPSLPNNKGLATARLQHLKKRLKSNKQYYDHYKAFMEEMIIKGDAEQAPAILSGETVWYIPHHGVYHPQKPNKLRVVFDCSEKFRGISLNDTLLTGPDLTNSLVGVLCRFRKEPVAVTCDIEKMFHQFLVPPDERNYLRFLWWEGGDLEKEPQEYRMAVHLFGATSSPGCANFGLKYLAQQHKVNYPSASAFIEKNFYVDDGLTSVPSTSEAKELIMQAQRVCKHGGLRLHKFNSNKEDVLSCLNPLEKATTSKPLDFNLEATPAGRVLGIQWSTKDDTFSFCIDLKDQPLTRRGILSVIASLYDPLGFVAPFILQGKCILQELCRRGTEWDNELPDDLRPQWVDWKNDLLKLKEVLIPRCYHPHTFSEIVRTELHHFSDASNVGYGACSYLRFKNEKSEVHCCLVMAKARVSPTKVISIPRLELSAAVISARMSVMLKNELEMKIDQEFFWTDSQVVLAYINNEARRFHVFVANRVQLIRDVTDPSQWCYVNTTDNPADYASRGLNASAISTSMWLSGPKFLWEQEVNATPYTPVNLLVGDPEVKLVQTFVTSVRDGADILSRLSRFSSWSMLLRVVARINRLGHKQMYNGDHVTVEERERAAKVVIKLVQQQAFSKEMQIIERGEALPNSSALYPLDPILDNGILRVGGRLKHSSLSQDLKHPVILPKGNHITKLILSHYHTKVRHQGRSQTQMELRMNGFWIIGGSKSVAKFIHKCVQCRKLRRPAEEQRMAELPRERVEVSAPFTYCGMDCFGPFIVKRARKELKRYGLLFTCLSSRAVHIEMIEDLSTDSFINALRCFISLRGAVRKLQCDHGTNFVGAKNEFAKSLKEIDTNALEIFLTERQCEFVFNAPSASHAGGVWERQIRTVRNVLNATLALCPGRLDDASLRTLFYEAMAIVNSRPLTVDGINDPNSLEPLTPNHLIMMKSDVALPPPGKFVKQDVYATKRWRRVQYLIEQFWSRWKKEYLLNIAARQKWHIPRRNLQVNDVVIIKDDMLPRGQWQLGRVVETSEGSDGLVRRVKLQLGEQKQNQCSKPTVIERPIQKLVVLIENE